A genomic window from Pelagicoccus albus includes:
- a CDS encoding AI-2E family transporter → MKPTHPDQGRSQANSPLSVPLPQPHASQWVVFSIIIFVTLYVARGFLLPVFSSLLLAYALIPFVRILTRLKIPRVIAAFLVVGLFTASFTYGIYALSTPAIEWLEKAPQSFDRVERLLESIKRPVDNVNAASERLNQMAQGEDGGREVVVRMKESDFINVVLNQTPIVIGAVISTLIFLFFLLAYGDLLMRRVVEISPRLRDKIKAVDAAREVETSVSKYLVTVSLINVALGLCVGISLFALGFENPILWGALATMFNFIPYLGAIAGVGLLGLASFTVNSDPQVALVYPGVYLLLTVLEGHFITPMILGRSFMINPIFIILVLVFLGWMWGVVGAVMAVPLLVAAKAAAAHFESTRQLATLLSR, encoded by the coding sequence ATGAAGCCCACCCATCCAGACCAAGGCCGCTCTCAAGCAAACTCGCCTCTTAGCGTACCACTCCCCCAACCTCATGCAAGTCAGTGGGTGGTGTTCTCAATCATCATATTCGTAACCCTCTACGTCGCCCGAGGATTCTTGCTCCCCGTTTTCTCTTCCCTGCTTCTAGCGTACGCACTGATCCCCTTTGTGCGGATCCTGACAAGATTGAAGATTCCCCGCGTAATCGCTGCCTTCCTAGTCGTCGGCCTATTCACGGCTTCCTTCACATACGGAATCTACGCTCTTTCTACACCCGCCATCGAGTGGCTTGAAAAAGCCCCCCAAAGCTTTGACCGAGTCGAACGGCTCCTGGAATCAATAAAGCGGCCTGTCGACAACGTAAATGCCGCCTCAGAGCGTCTGAATCAGATGGCACAGGGAGAAGACGGCGGAAGAGAGGTCGTGGTTAGAATGAAAGAATCTGACTTCATCAACGTAGTTTTAAACCAAACTCCCATCGTAATCGGAGCAGTCATCTCGACTCTCATTTTTCTTTTCTTCCTCCTCGCATACGGCGACTTGCTGATGAGACGGGTTGTGGAAATATCTCCTAGACTCCGTGACAAAATAAAAGCGGTCGATGCAGCCAGGGAAGTAGAAACTAGCGTATCTAAATACTTAGTAACTGTTTCTCTCATAAACGTCGCGCTCGGTCTATGCGTCGGCATTTCTCTCTTCGCCCTTGGCTTTGAAAACCCAATTCTTTGGGGAGCCCTGGCGACTATGTTTAATTTCATACCATACCTCGGAGCAATCGCAGGGGTAGGTCTCCTTGGCCTCGCTTCCTTCACCGTTAACAGCGATCCACAAGTCGCGCTTGTCTATCCAGGCGTTTATCTGCTGCTCACCGTATTGGAAGGCCATTTCATCACGCCTATGATACTGGGACGCTCCTTCATGATTAACCCCATCTTCATCATACTTGTGTTAGTCTTCCTAGGATGGATGTGGGGAGTTGTAGGAGCAGTGATGGCAGTGCCGCTATTGGTAGCGGCAAAAGCTGCTGCAGCACATTTCGAAAGCACACGGCAACTGGCCACCCTATTAAGCAGATAG
- a CDS encoding phage holin family protein, with protein sequence MQTKETMNRGRSTADIPGLFGELRDEFASLFQATTALLRKELSENVSNATKALTATLTGFAVLLIGTFFAIVGLNLLVIALLAPEVMSYEHAAWVTTLTTALTMGTTGYIMAKRNARNLNAEDLIPDKTLRTLEEHGQWLLAKAEDTTK encoded by the coding sequence ATGCAGACAAAAGAAACGATGAATCGAGGTCGGAGCACCGCCGACATCCCAGGATTGTTCGGAGAGCTCCGAGACGAGTTCGCATCTCTATTTCAGGCCACGACAGCACTCCTTAGAAAGGAGCTCAGCGAAAACGTTTCTAACGCCACGAAGGCCCTGACAGCCACGCTAACTGGATTCGCGGTTTTGCTGATCGGAACGTTCTTCGCTATCGTGGGGCTCAACTTGCTGGTGATAGCCCTGCTCGCCCCAGAAGTCATGAGCTACGAACACGCGGCCTGGGTCACCACCCTCACCACGGCGCTCACCATGGGGACCACAGGCTACATCATGGCCAAACGAAATGCCCGAAACCTCAACGCCGAAGACCTGATTCCAGACAAAACGCTGAGAACTCTTGAGGAGCACGGCCAATGGCTTCTGGCGAAAGCGGAGGACACCACGAAATGA
- a CDS encoding DUF3618 domain-containing protein produces the protein MIQQRIPDDGSASSDELRLKVQQTRARVSDTIDSLGHELSPKKLIRGYVDDSSDALAEIATDKLKQVAGAAIDHVKRNPVPFFLIAAGIVFASKSKNQNEKGR, from the coding sequence ATGATACAGCAAAGAATTCCAGATGACGGCAGTGCATCCAGTGACGAATTAAGACTGAAAGTTCAACAGACGCGTGCCCGCGTGTCGGATACAATCGATAGTTTGGGACACGAGCTTAGCCCCAAAAAACTGATACGCGGATACGTGGATGACTCGTCGGATGCCTTAGCCGAAATAGCGACCGACAAACTTAAACAAGTGGCCGGAGCCGCAATTGATCACGTAAAGCGAAACCCAGTCCCTTTCTTCCTAATCGCTGCAGGCATCGTCTTCGCTAGCAAATCAAAGAACCAAAACGAAAAGGGACGCTAA
- a CDS encoding RimK family protein — MTSFNTEIRSELNFRIVVDSPSKIPTRFKSFPTVTSAQYLSSEYADRKRLKIVNLCSHRKALSTSYYVSLLAEARNHRCLPEAKTLHQIESKLLIRDAVGDLEELFQSSFKRLTTSQFTLSVYFGKNLAKSYDKLAKRLYALFPCPLVQYQFLKVDGKWKLKEINQLGLHQTPDEHHEFIADQLEAMLHKRWRRDQPSKTYRYEIAILVNAQEANAPSDEAALAKFCKAANQLDMRAEIISPRDLPRLMEFDALFLRETTRLDNHTMRFALKAERSGMVVIDDPESIRRCCNKVYLAELLRAKNIPTPTSTLITKRNLHEISPGFSYPLVVKIPDGSFSIGVHKVKSEPELLSLCKDLLNTSSVLIAQEFVPTDFDWRIGVIDGVPLYACRYYMSKGHWQIYNHAVKGADSSGDSAGVPIDQVPPVVIETAIKAAALIGNGFYGVDIKQSGDVALVIEVNDNPSIDAGIEDELIGDELYLAIMGTFLKRLEAKRDR, encoded by the coding sequence ATGACATCTTTCAATACCGAGATCCGGTCGGAACTGAATTTCCGTATCGTGGTCGATTCCCCGAGCAAAATTCCAACGCGCTTCAAATCGTTTCCGACCGTCACTTCTGCACAGTATCTATCTTCCGAGTACGCAGATCGCAAAAGACTGAAGATCGTAAACCTTTGTTCGCACCGAAAGGCCCTTTCCACAAGCTACTACGTCTCTCTTCTCGCAGAAGCGAGAAACCATCGTTGCCTGCCGGAAGCGAAGACCTTGCACCAGATCGAGAGCAAACTGCTTATCCGGGATGCCGTGGGGGATCTAGAGGAACTCTTCCAGTCCTCCTTCAAGCGGTTAACGACCAGCCAATTCACACTTAGCGTCTACTTCGGCAAGAACTTGGCCAAATCCTACGACAAGTTGGCGAAGCGACTCTACGCCCTATTTCCGTGCCCACTCGTTCAGTACCAATTCCTAAAGGTAGACGGAAAATGGAAGCTCAAGGAGATTAACCAACTTGGCCTACACCAAACTCCGGACGAGCATCACGAATTCATAGCTGACCAGCTCGAAGCCATGCTCCACAAGCGTTGGAGGAGAGACCAGCCAAGCAAAACTTATCGCTACGAAATCGCCATTCTCGTCAACGCTCAGGAAGCCAACGCCCCGTCAGATGAGGCTGCCTTGGCCAAGTTTTGCAAGGCTGCCAACCAACTGGATATGCGGGCCGAAATCATTTCCCCTCGCGACTTGCCGCGCTTGATGGAATTCGACGCCCTCTTTCTTCGAGAGACAACGCGACTCGACAACCACACCATGCGATTCGCCCTAAAAGCGGAACGTTCCGGAATGGTTGTCATCGACGACCCAGAATCGATCCGTCGCTGCTGCAACAAAGTTTACCTAGCAGAGCTGTTGCGGGCCAAAAACATCCCGACTCCCACTTCAACCCTGATCACAAAGCGAAACCTGCACGAGATATCGCCCGGTTTCTCCTATCCGCTAGTAGTCAAAATACCAGACGGTTCCTTCTCCATCGGAGTGCACAAGGTCAAGAGCGAGCCAGAACTCCTCAGCCTCTGTAAAGATCTTCTCAATACATCTAGCGTACTCATCGCCCAAGAGTTCGTCCCTACCGACTTTGATTGGCGCATCGGAGTTATCGATGGCGTACCGCTCTATGCCTGCCGCTACTACATGAGCAAGGGGCATTGGCAAATCTACAATCACGCGGTCAAGGGCGCAGACTCTTCCGGCGACAGCGCAGGAGTGCCTATCGACCAAGTTCCGCCAGTAGTCATTGAGACAGCGATCAAAGCTGCCGCCTTGATAGGAAATGGATTCTACGGAGTTGATATTAAACAGAGTGGCGATGTCGCCCTAGTCATTGAAGTAAACGACAATCCAAGCATAGACGCCGGCATCGAAGACGAGCTAATCGGAGACGAACTCTACCTCGCCATCATGGGAACTTTCCTCAAGCGCTTGGAAGCTAAGCGCGATCGATAA
- a CDS encoding carboxylate-amine ligase: protein MSKKTLSLFQAFGIELEYMIVDRDTQRPCPIAEQILLDEDGQTVNEISLGPIDVSNELATHVLEFKTTAPTADLKQLKSDFMDAIATMNERLAPHNAILAPGGAHPFMDPATEGHTWSSGDRTIYETYDRIFNCSSHGWFNLQSCHLNLPFANEEEFARLHAAIILILPYLPALSASTPYLESRYTGFLDTRINVYKDNQKKVPQIAGSIVPEPVFTFADYQSEILEKTYQAIAPYDPHSILRYEWLNSRGAIARFDRNAIEIRVLDTQECPEQDLAICSLIISLLKVLCALDMADLKTFAETYSPAQRKSQLLSVAQDGFEAELELRDLADLIGLSPKETTVGELWAAILSKLGGDKNLTDYQETLSYILQEGNLAERMLAVVGKDPAPENLRELVKSLSSSLETGERFDSSQPLVTAS from the coding sequence ATGTCCAAAAAAACACTTTCTCTCTTTCAAGCGTTCGGAATCGAACTGGAGTATATGATCGTCGATCGCGATACCCAACGCCCTTGTCCCATCGCAGAGCAAATCCTCCTCGATGAAGATGGCCAAACCGTAAACGAAATCTCGCTCGGTCCGATCGACGTTTCCAACGAGTTGGCAACCCACGTATTGGAGTTCAAGACGACGGCCCCGACAGCTGACTTGAAGCAGCTAAAGAGCGACTTCATGGATGCGATCGCCACCATGAACGAAAGGCTTGCTCCCCACAACGCAATCCTGGCTCCGGGTGGTGCCCACCCCTTTATGGATCCCGCCACAGAGGGGCATACTTGGAGCAGCGGCGACAGAACCATTTACGAGACCTACGACCGCATTTTCAATTGTAGCAGTCACGGATGGTTCAACTTGCAAAGCTGTCATTTGAATCTGCCCTTCGCCAATGAAGAAGAGTTCGCACGCTTGCATGCAGCGATAATTCTGATCCTGCCCTACTTGCCCGCTCTTTCTGCAAGTACGCCCTATCTTGAATCTAGATACACCGGATTTTTGGATACACGAATCAACGTCTACAAAGACAACCAAAAGAAGGTGCCACAGATAGCCGGAAGCATTGTCCCAGAGCCCGTTTTCACTTTCGCCGATTACCAGAGCGAGATTCTAGAAAAAACCTACCAAGCGATTGCGCCCTACGATCCACATTCCATCTTGCGCTACGAATGGCTAAACTCTCGCGGAGCGATTGCTCGCTTCGACCGAAACGCCATAGAGATCCGTGTTCTGGATACACAGGAATGCCCAGAGCAAGACCTAGCGATTTGTTCTTTGATCATTTCTCTTCTCAAGGTGCTTTGCGCTTTGGACATGGCGGATTTGAAAACTTTCGCCGAAACCTATTCGCCCGCCCAGCGTAAGAGCCAACTCCTAAGCGTGGCTCAAGACGGTTTCGAAGCGGAACTCGAACTGCGGGATCTCGCAGACTTGATCGGACTTTCTCCGAAGGAAACCACAGTGGGCGAACTCTGGGCTGCGATTCTGTCGAAACTCGGTGGAGATAAAAACCTGACCGACTACCAAGAGACATTGTCCTACATCCTCCAAGAGGGAAATCTAGCCGAGAGAATGCTAGCAGTCGTCGGAAAGGATCCCGCTCCCGAGAATCTGAGAGAACTGGTCAAAAGCCTAAGCTCTTCCTTGGAAACCGGCGAGCGATTCGATTCGAGTCAACCACTCGTAACCGCTTCCTAA
- a CDS encoding N-formylglutamate amidohydrolase: MGSRSLYGFVVTAEHASDAIPSSCSDILQREFDASDVHQRFDPGTKSIAESLAVKLEATLCLGKFTRLAIDLNRSIGGPDLFSKSLFRADEELKASLIQNHFLPFRKEAKEAVEALIQNKKIATHLSIHSFTPVLNGVVRNLDIGVLYDDESSGETKLANHLIQCLSADFPKLKVAANKPYLGKSDGHTTALRRIFPDTNYLGIEFEFNQALDFQRDSEALVDSILTSLRFYTA, translated from the coding sequence ATGGGTAGCCGTTCTCTTTACGGATTCGTAGTTACCGCCGAACATGCTTCCGATGCGATTCCAAGCTCTTGCAGCGATATCTTGCAGAGAGAGTTTGATGCGTCTGATGTCCATCAACGATTCGATCCAGGAACAAAATCGATTGCCGAGTCCCTCGCGGTAAAGCTCGAGGCTACTCTTTGCCTAGGGAAATTCACTCGCCTCGCCATCGACCTAAATCGCTCAATCGGCGGGCCAGATCTTTTCAGCAAATCCTTGTTTCGAGCAGATGAGGAATTGAAAGCGAGCCTTATTCAAAACCATTTCCTTCCTTTTCGGAAAGAAGCGAAAGAGGCTGTGGAAGCACTAATCCAAAATAAAAAAATCGCCACTCACCTATCCATCCACTCTTTCACACCGGTGTTGAATGGAGTTGTACGTAATCTCGATATCGGAGTCCTTTATGACGATGAATCAAGCGGTGAAACAAAGTTGGCTAACCATCTTATTCAATGCCTTTCCGCTGACTTTCCAAAATTAAAAGTCGCAGCAAATAAACCTTACCTAGGGAAAAGCGACGGACACACAACCGCCCTTCGTCGCATATTTCCTGATACAAACTATCTGGGCATCGAGTTCGAATTCAACCAAGCTCTAGATTTCCAGCGAGACAGTGAGGCCTTAGTGGATTCAATACTCACCTCCCTCCGCTTCTATACAGCTTAA